TTGGCAAGAATAGCCGGCCGTTTGCTAAAATAATGTATATAAGCCCTTATGGAAAGACCTGACAATAGCACTTATGTTTTAGCTTGCCCAAGAGACGATGGCACTATCGCTGTGCTTTGTAGAACCAATGGTACAAGTCCAGGGCCGGCTCTTTGCAATAGTAAGAAAAACGCTATTAAGCTCAAGACCAAACTCACTAACGACCCTCGTGGAATCGCGAATAATAGAGCGATGGAATTGATCAAAAGTCTTTATATCTACAAAATTGATACTTCAATTGAACCTATTTGGAAAGCTGGTTCACTTTGGGCCTATTTGCCACAAGAAAAAGCTGATTGTGTAGAGAGCTCTGCTTTTGCAAATTAGTTAGGTGATTGGATACGACCCTATGCAATCTATGCAATTATTAAGTCTTTACGTATATTCCAAATAAGCGCTTTCCCTTGCTATCAATGACTTATAATTATTTTGCTTTGTCACAGTCAACTATTAGTCATATACGCAATCTTGCAATCATCGCTCACGTCGACCACGGGAAGACTACGCTTTTGGATGCGATTTTGAGCCATACCGGTAGCCTCGATAACCACAAGGAATATGATAGTTGCATCATGGATAGTAACCCTCTTGAAAGAGAGCGTGGAATTACTATTTCTAGTAAAAATACCACTGTTAAATATGCTGACCATATTATCAATATTATTGACACTCCGGGTCACTCGGATTTTGGTGGAGAAGTTGAGCGTGTACTTGGAATGGTACAAGGTTGTTTGCTTTTGGTTGATGCTTTTGAAGGACCGATGCCACAAACACGTTTTGTTTTGAAAAAGGCATTTGAACAGGGTTTGAAGCCAATCGTTGTTATTAACAAAATCGATAAACCAAATACTACTATTGATAGGGTGATAGACAATGTACTTGAGTTGTTTATTGATCTTGGTGCAACTGACGAACAAATTGATTTTCCGATTATTTATGCTTCAGGTATTAAAGGAATTACTAGTCTCGATTTGGAAGCTGCGCTTGCTAGCACTGAAAATGATATTAAACCATTGATGGATGTAATTCTTAAAACAGTACCACCAGCACCAGGCAATGTGGACGCACCGTTTTTGTTTCAAGCAGTGAGTCTTGATGCCAACGACTATATGGGTAGAATGCAAATCGGTAGAATCTTAAATGGTACTGTCAAAGTCAATGATCAAGTGAATTGGATTGATGCAGTTGACAAGGCTGTTGTTAAGAAAAAGATTGCACGAATTTATGGTTTTAATGGTCTTGCCAAAGTTGAGATTCCAGAAGCCAGCGCTGGTATGATCATTATGATTGCTGGAATTGAAGGTGCCAATATCGGTGACACGATTTGTGATCTAAGTCTTACTGAAGCTTTGCCATCAATATTGATTGATGAGCCTACTTTAGAGATGGTTTTTTCAGTGAATGATAGTCCTTTTGCTGGGCTTGAAGGCAAGTTTGTTACTTCAAGACAAATTAAAGATAGACTTGAAAAAGAATTGGCTGTCAATGTGGCACTTAGAGTGCAAGATACAGATAGAACAGATTCTTTTGCTGTTGCAGGTAGAGGTGAATTACATCTTGGAATTTTAATTGAGACTATGAGACGAGAGGGTTATGAGCTGCAGGTCTCTAAGCCACATATCGTTAAAAAGATAGTTGATGGTGCTGTTCATGAACCATTTGAGGAATTAGTAATTGACGTACCTGAAGAAAATGCTGGAGCTTGTATTGAAGCATTAGGCAAGCGCAAAATGGAAATGATTGCAATGAATACTATTCAAGGGCGATCAGTTGTGACTTTTCATATTCCAACTAGAGGTTTGATTGGTTTTAATAATGACTTTGTCAAAATTACCAAGGGTGAAGGAATCATGAATCATAGTTTTCTTGATTACAGACCTAGCGTTGGTGAGATGAATAGAGTCAGATCTGGAGTACTTATTAATTTAGAGACAGGAAGAGTGACTCCTTATGCCCTGCAGCAATTCGCTGATAGAGGGATTTTCTTTATTGAGCCTGGTATTGAGGTCTACAAAGGAATGGTAGTTGGGGAGGCTAACCGCCCGCAGGATATTACAATCAACTTAACTAAAGAAAAACAACTTACTAATATGAGAACTTCTGGTTCTGATACTTTGGTGCATTTGAAAACACCTAAAAAGATGTTACTAGAAGAAGCTTTGGTATATATCAATGATGATGAGTTGGTTGAAGTTACTCCTTTGAATATACGTTTGCGTAAAACAGTATTGGATAAAAAAGAAGCGAGAGCCACTAAGCCTAAAGGGCAGCCATAAAGCGTCATTGCCAGGAACCCGTAGGGTAACCTAATGCAAAGACGAGAGCATTCTTGTGATTTATGGATTAGATGGCTTTGGCAAGGCCTCGCAATAACGAGCTATTTGCTACAATACATATTCTATGGTAACAAAAACAGCTAAAAAACTACCGGTCATTGGAGTTTCAACCCTAGGTTGTCCCAAAAACCTAGTTGATACAGAAAACATTATTGGTATCTTGCATGCGGCCGGTTATCAAATTACAGCTGATCATGATAAGGCAGATTTGTCCTTGGTCAATACTTGTACTTTTATTGAAGATAGTACTAATGAGAGTATTGAGGTTTTGGGTGCACTGGCTGATGCTGGACACAAATTAATTATCACTGGTTGTATGGCGCAGCGCTACAAGGGAGATCTTTTTGATGAGCTGCCTGAAGCGCAAGCAGTAGTTGGTACTGGTAATGTCAAAGATATTCTTGATGTCGTTAAACAAGTGACAGCAAAGATGAACGCCG
This genomic interval from Cyanobacteriota bacterium contains the following:
- the typA gene encoding translational GTPase TypA; translation: MTYNYFALSQSTISHIRNLAIIAHVDHGKTTLLDAILSHTGSLDNHKEYDSCIMDSNPLERERGITISSKNTTVKYADHIINIIDTPGHSDFGGEVERVLGMVQGCLLLVDAFEGPMPQTRFVLKKAFEQGLKPIVVINKIDKPNTTIDRVIDNVLELFIDLGATDEQIDFPIIYASGIKGITSLDLEAALASTENDIKPLMDVILKTVPPAPGNVDAPFLFQAVSLDANDYMGRMQIGRILNGTVKVNDQVNWIDAVDKAVVKKKIARIYGFNGLAKVEIPEASAGMIIMIAGIEGANIGDTICDLSLTEALPSILIDEPTLEMVFSVNDSPFAGLEGKFVTSRQIKDRLEKELAVNVALRVQDTDRTDSFAVAGRGELHLGILIETMRREGYELQVSKPHIVKKIVDGAVHEPFEELVIDVPEENAGACIEALGKRKMEMIAMNTIQGRSVVTFHIPTRGLIGFNNDFVKITKGEGIMNHSFLDYRPSVGEMNRVRSGVLINLETGRVTPYALQQFADRGIFFIEPGIEVYKGMVVGEANRPQDITINLTKEKQLTNMRTSGSDTLVHLKTPKKMLLEEALVYINDDELVEVTPLNIRLRKTVLDKKEARATKPKGQP